A genomic window from Flintibacter sp. KGMB00164 includes:
- the ppdK gene encoding pyruvate, phosphate dikinase, producing the protein MANKFVYLFSEGNGSMRELLGGKGANLAEMTNLGMPVPQGFTITTEACTQYYEDGEKINDEIQAQIMEYITKMEEITGKKFGDLENPLLVSVRSGARASMPGMMDTILNLGLNEDVVEVIAKKSNNPRWAWDCYRRFIQMYSDVVMEVGKKYFEELIDEMKAKRGVTQDVELTAEDLKELAGQFKAEYKEKIGADFPSDPKEQLMGAIKAVFRSWNNPRAIVYRRMNDIPGSWGTAVNVQSMAFGNMGDDCGTGVAFTRNPATGEKKLMGEFLTNAQGEDVVAGVRTPMPIQEMADKFPEAFKQFEQVCQTLENHYHDMQDMEFTVENGKLYMLQTRNGKRTAAAALKIACDLVDEGQITEQQAVAMIDPRNLDTLLHPQFDPAALKAATPVGTALPASPGAACGKIVFTADDAKDWAARGEKVVLVRLETSPEDIEGMVASQGILTVRGGMTSHAAVVARGMGTCCVSGCGAIKMDEANKQFELAGRVYHEGDWLSLDGSTGNIYGEAIPTVDASIGGEFGRIMAWADKYRQMKVRTNADNPRDAKQAMKFGAEGIGLCRTEHMFFEADRIPAIREMICSDTVEQREKALEKLESMQQGDFEAMYEAMEGNPITIRFLDPPLHEFVPTEEADIEQLAKDMNKSVADIKAIIAGLHEFNPMMGHRGCRLAVTYPEIAVMQTKAVIKAALNVQAKHPEWNMVPEIMIPLVGEVKELKYVKDVVVKTADEIIKAAGSNMTYKVGTMIEIPRAALTADEIAKEAEFFSFGTNDLTQMTFGFSRDDAGKFLDAYYEKKIYESDPFARLDQNGVGRLVKMAAKLGRETRPDLKLGICGEHGGDPSSVEFCHGVGLDYVSCSPFRVPIARLAAAQAAIKNPRK; encoded by the coding sequence ATGGCAAACAAGTTTGTGTACCTCTTCTCCGAAGGCAACGGCTCTATGCGTGAGCTGCTGGGCGGCAAGGGCGCCAACCTGGCCGAGATGACCAACCTGGGCATGCCCGTGCCCCAGGGCTTCACCATCACCACCGAAGCCTGCACCCAGTACTATGAGGACGGCGAGAAGATCAACGACGAGATCCAGGCCCAGATCATGGAGTACATCACCAAGATGGAGGAGATCACCGGCAAGAAGTTCGGCGATCTGGAAAACCCCCTGCTGGTCTCCGTGCGTTCCGGTGCCCGCGCCTCCATGCCCGGCATGATGGACACCATCCTGAACCTGGGCCTGAACGAGGACGTGGTTGAGGTCATTGCCAAGAAGTCCAACAACCCCCGCTGGGCTTGGGACTGCTACCGCCGCTTCATCCAGATGTACTCTGACGTCGTCATGGAAGTGGGCAAGAAGTACTTCGAGGAGCTCATCGACGAGATGAAGGCCAAGCGCGGCGTCACTCAGGACGTGGAGCTCACTGCCGAGGACCTGAAGGAGCTGGCTGGCCAGTTCAAGGCTGAGTACAAGGAGAAGATCGGTGCCGACTTCCCCTCCGATCCCAAGGAGCAGCTCATGGGTGCCATCAAGGCCGTGTTCCGCTCCTGGAACAACCCCCGCGCCATTGTTTACCGCCGCATGAACGACATCCCCGGCTCCTGGGGCACCGCCGTCAACGTGCAGTCCATGGCCTTCGGCAACATGGGCGATGACTGCGGCACCGGCGTAGCCTTTACCCGTAACCCCGCCACCGGCGAGAAGAAGCTCATGGGCGAGTTCCTGACCAACGCCCAGGGCGAGGACGTGGTGGCCGGCGTGCGTACCCCCATGCCCATCCAGGAGATGGCCGACAAGTTCCCCGAGGCCTTCAAGCAGTTTGAGCAGGTCTGCCAGACTCTGGAGAACCACTACCACGACATGCAGGACATGGAGTTTACCGTGGAGAACGGTAAGCTGTACATGCTCCAGACCCGTAACGGCAAGCGTACCGCTGCCGCCGCTCTGAAGATCGCCTGCGACCTGGTGGACGAGGGTCAGATCACCGAGCAGCAGGCTGTTGCCATGATCGATCCCCGTAACCTGGACACCCTGCTCCACCCCCAGTTCGATCCCGCCGCTCTGAAGGCCGCCACTCCCGTGGGCACCGCTCTGCCCGCTTCTCCCGGCGCTGCCTGCGGTAAGATCGTCTTCACCGCCGACGACGCCAAGGATTGGGCCGCTCGCGGTGAGAAGGTGGTTCTGGTCCGTCTGGAGACCTCTCCCGAGGACATCGAGGGCATGGTCGCCTCTCAGGGCATCCTGACCGTCCGCGGCGGCATGACCTCTCACGCCGCCGTCGTGGCCCGCGGCATGGGCACCTGCTGTGTCTCCGGCTGCGGCGCCATCAAGATGGACGAGGCCAACAAGCAGTTTGAGCTGGCCGGCCGCGTGTATCACGAGGGTGACTGGCTGAGCCTGGACGGCTCCACCGGTAACATCTACGGTGAGGCCATCCCCACTGTGGACGCCTCCATCGGCGGCGAGTTCGGCCGCATCATGGCTTGGGCTGACAAGTACCGCCAGATGAAGGTCCGCACCAACGCGGATAACCCCCGCGATGCCAAGCAGGCCATGAAGTTCGGCGCCGAGGGCATCGGCCTGTGCCGCACCGAGCACATGTTCTTCGAGGCTGACCGTATCCCCGCCATCCGTGAGATGATCTGCTCTGACACTGTGGAGCAGCGCGAGAAGGCTCTGGAGAAGCTGGAGTCCATGCAGCAGGGTGACTTCGAGGCCATGTACGAGGCCATGGAGGGCAACCCCATCACCATCCGCTTCCTGGATCCCCCCCTGCACGAGTTCGTTCCCACCGAGGAAGCTGACATCGAGCAGCTGGCCAAGGACATGAATAAGTCCGTGGCTGACATCAAGGCCATCATCGCCGGTCTGCACGAGTTCAACCCCATGATGGGTCACCGTGGCTGCCGTCTGGCTGTTACCTATCCTGAGATTGCTGTGATGCAGACCAAGGCTGTCATCAAGGCCGCTCTGAACGTTCAGGCCAAGCACCCCGAGTGGAACATGGTTCCCGAGATCATGATCCCCCTGGTTGGCGAGGTCAAGGAGCTCAAGTATGTTAAGGACGTGGTGGTTAAGACCGCGGACGAGATCATCAAGGCTGCCGGCTCCAACATGACCTACAAGGTCGGCACCATGATCGAGATCCCTCGCGCTGCTCTGACTGCTGACGAGATCGCCAAGGAGGCCGAGTTCTTCTCCTTCGGCACCAACGACCTGACTCAGATGACCTTCGGCTTCTCCCGTGACGACGCCGGCAAGTTCCTGGACGCCTACTATGAGAAGAAGATCTACGAGTCCGATCCCTTCGCCCGTCTGGACCAGAACGGCGTGGGCCGTCTGGTGAAGATGGCTGCCAAGCTGGGCCGCGAGACCCGTCCCGACCTGAAGCTGGGCATCTGCGGCGAGCACGGCGGCGATCCCTCCTCCGTGGAGTTCTGCCACGGTGTGGGTCTGGACTATGTGTCCTGCTCCCCCTTCCGTGTGCCCATCGCTCGTCTGGCTGCTGCTCAGGCTGCGATCAAGAACCCCCGCAAGTAA
- a CDS encoding cob(I)yrinic acid a,c-diamide adenosyltransferase, whose translation MLHLYCGNGKGKTTAAMGLALRAAGRGKRVVIAQFLKGADSGERLALARLPQVTLLPVPDAVKFSFRMSEDERRSEAQRYQDLLKLISRTARGCFLLVLDEACAAVNTGLLPLEDLLACLDSLECEVVLTGRDPAPELMERADYITSMEAVRHPFEQGITAREGIEF comes from the coding sequence ATGCTGCATCTCTACTGTGGAAATGGAAAAGGAAAGACCACTGCCGCTATGGGCCTGGCGCTCCGGGCCGCCGGACGGGGCAAACGTGTCGTCATCGCCCAGTTTCTCAAAGGAGCAGACAGCGGCGAGCGTCTCGCTCTGGCCCGCCTGCCCCAGGTCACCCTGCTGCCCGTTCCCGACGCCGTCAAGTTTTCCTTCCGCATGTCGGAGGATGAGCGCCGCTCGGAAGCCCAGCGTTATCAAGACCTGCTGAAGCTGATCAGCCGCACGGCCCGCGGCTGCTTTCTCCTGGTGCTGGACGAGGCCTGCGCGGCTGTGAACACCGGTCTTCTGCCTTTGGAGGATCTGCTTGCCTGCCTGGACAGCCTGGAATGTGAGGTCGTGCTTACCGGACGTGACCCGGCTCCTGAACTGATGGAGCGGGCGGACTATATCACCTCGATGGAGGCGGTGCGCCATCCCTTTGAGCAGGGTATTACCGCCCGGGAGGGTATTGAGTTTTAA
- a CDS encoding DUF1294 domain-containing protein — MKDIMQIAGLYLLLINGVGFLLMGIDKRRAKRGAWRISEKSLFLPPLLGGTVGAILGMRVFHHKTKHWYFRYGLPALLVLQLALAGWLYWKFK, encoded by the coding sequence ATGAAAGATATCATGCAAATAGCTGGGCTATATCTGCTGCTCATCAATGGGGTGGGATTCCTGCTTATGGGAATCGACAAGCGCCGGGCCAAGCGTGGTGCGTGGCGTATTTCCGAAAAAAGCTTGTTTTTGCCTCCCCTGCTGGGGGGAACCGTGGGAGCAATCCTTGGAATGCGGGTGTTCCACCACAAGACCAAGCACTGGTATTTCCGCTATGGATTGCCCGCCCTGCTGGTGCTTCAGCTGGCACTGGCAGGCTGGCTCTATTGGAAGTTCAAATAA
- a CDS encoding competence/damage-inducible protein A produces MAHTVEILSVGTELLLGNIANTDAQMLSQGLSALGLNVYWHTVVGDNPQRAKEAVELARKRADIIITTGGLGPTCDDLTKNVLAEAFGKKLVYDEESLERIKAYGKATGRPLTENNFQQALVPEGCTVLTNDWGSAPGCAFETDGVHVIMLPGPPSECTPMFRYRVVPYLQALSEGVIASHTLKLFGIGESAMEAQLRDQMNAMANPTLAPYAKEGECELRVTAKAPTMEEAQALLLPKVEELKQHFGTLVYGVDVPSLEFVVENLLREKGLTIGTAESCTGGLMAKRLTDVSGASQVFKGGIVSYTNEVKHHVLGVPQELLDQYGAVSAPVAKAMAEGARRALGCDIALSSTGVAGPDKDDWGNEVGTMFVAIATPEGTHVRELHLGNRPVRARLRTQTAHHAFDLARRYVSGLPLED; encoded by the coding sequence ATGGCTCATACGGTCGAAATTTTATCGGTGGGCACGGAGCTTCTGCTGGGCAACATTGCCAACACCGACGCCCAGATGCTCTCTCAGGGCTTAAGCGCCCTGGGGCTCAATGTCTACTGGCACACCGTGGTGGGAGATAATCCTCAGCGCGCCAAGGAGGCGGTGGAACTGGCCCGGAAGCGGGCGGACATCATCATCACCACCGGTGGCCTGGGTCCCACCTGTGACGACCTGACCAAAAATGTACTGGCTGAGGCCTTTGGCAAAAAGCTGGTTTATGATGAGGAATCTTTGGAGCGCATCAAGGCCTATGGCAAGGCCACCGGCCGCCCTTTGACCGAGAATAATTTTCAGCAGGCACTGGTACCCGAAGGGTGTACGGTTCTGACCAACGACTGGGGCTCTGCTCCCGGCTGTGCCTTTGAGACCGATGGCGTCCATGTCATCATGCTCCCCGGCCCTCCCAGTGAGTGTACCCCCATGTTCCGCTACCGGGTTGTCCCCTATCTCCAGGCCCTGTCTGAGGGAGTCATCGCCTCCCACACGCTCAAGCTCTTCGGCATCGGAGAGTCGGCCATGGAGGCCCAGCTGCGGGATCAGATGAACGCCATGGCCAACCCCACCCTGGCTCCCTACGCCAAAGAGGGCGAGTGCGAGCTGCGGGTGACTGCCAAGGCTCCCACCATGGAGGAGGCTCAGGCTCTTCTGCTGCCCAAGGTCGAGGAGCTGAAACAGCACTTCGGAACCCTGGTCTACGGAGTGGATGTGCCCTCTCTGGAATTCGTAGTGGAAAACCTGCTGCGGGAAAAGGGACTGACCATCGGCACCGCGGAAAGCTGCACCGGCGGACTGATGGCCAAACGGCTCACGGATGTGTCCGGCGCCTCTCAGGTGTTCAAGGGCGGCATCGTCTCTTACACCAATGAAGTAAAGCACCACGTTCTTGGGGTCCCCCAGGAGCTTCTTGACCAATACGGAGCCGTATCCGCTCCCGTAGCCAAGGCTATGGCAGAGGGCGCCCGGCGCGCTCTGGGATGCGACATCGCCCTGTCCTCCACCGGCGTAGCCGGTCCGGACAAGGACGATTGGGGCAATGAGGTGGGTACCATGTTCGTGGCTATCGCCACCCCGGAGGGAACCCACGTGCGGGAGCTCCATCTGGGCAACCGCCCGGTGCGGGCGCGGCTGCGCACCCAAACCGCTCACCACGCCTTTGATCTGGCCCGGCGGTATGTAAGCGGCCTTCCCCTGGAAGACTAA
- the thiI gene encoding tRNA uracil 4-sulfurtransferase ThiI: MNEIILLKLGELVLKGLNRRSFEDKLQANIHRRLHPFGQFKVYTRQSTTYVEPKDDTCDVEGAYEALTKVFGIVGISLARPCEKDKDAILACAKEFLDDQLRAARTFKVETKRADKTFPMTSIQLSQYVGGELHEAYDNLEVDVHHPELTVYVEVRDYAAYVHAQPQPGAGGLPVGINGRAVSLLSGGIDSPVASWMIAKRGVALEMVHFFSYPYTSPEAKEKVLELAKLLTPYTGRLTVHVVPFTAIQEELRRSCPEELFTVIMRRFMMRISEAVAKRCGAKALVTGECLGQVASQTMDAMMVTGSVVDLPILRPCVGMDKEEIVQIARKIGTFETSILPYEDCCTVFTPRHPRLRPMPGEVAEAEKNLDIDAMVQAAVDGIERVQVNL; the protein is encoded by the coding sequence ATGAACGAGATCATTCTGCTCAAGCTGGGTGAGCTGGTCCTCAAGGGCCTGAACCGCCGCAGCTTTGAGGATAAACTGCAAGCCAACATCCACCGCCGCCTCCACCCCTTTGGCCAGTTTAAGGTGTACACCCGCCAGTCCACCACCTATGTGGAACCCAAGGACGACACCTGTGACGTGGAGGGCGCCTACGAGGCACTGACCAAGGTCTTCGGCATTGTGGGCATCTCCCTGGCCCGCCCCTGTGAGAAGGACAAGGACGCCATTTTGGCCTGTGCCAAGGAGTTTCTGGACGACCAGCTCCGTGCCGCCCGCACCTTTAAGGTAGAGACCAAGCGGGCCGATAAAACCTTCCCCATGACCTCCATTCAGCTCAGCCAGTATGTGGGTGGGGAGCTTCACGAGGCCTATGATAACCTGGAGGTAGACGTCCACCACCCCGAGCTCACGGTCTACGTGGAGGTGCGGGACTATGCCGCCTACGTCCACGCCCAGCCCCAGCCCGGCGCCGGCGGCCTGCCCGTGGGCATCAACGGCCGTGCCGTCTCTCTGCTGTCCGGCGGCATCGACTCCCCGGTGGCCAGCTGGATGATCGCCAAGCGTGGTGTGGCTCTGGAGATGGTTCACTTCTTCTCCTACCCCTACACCTCCCCCGAGGCCAAAGAGAAGGTTCTGGAGCTGGCTAAGCTCCTCACCCCCTATACCGGACGGCTCACCGTCCACGTGGTCCCCTTCACCGCCATCCAGGAGGAGCTGCGCCGCTCCTGTCCGGAGGAACTCTTCACCGTCATCATGCGCCGCTTTATGATGCGTATTTCTGAGGCGGTGGCCAAGCGGTGCGGAGCCAAGGCTCTGGTCACCGGCGAGTGCCTGGGCCAGGTGGCCAGCCAGACCATGGACGCCATGATGGTCACCGGTTCTGTGGTGGACCTGCCCATCCTGCGCCCCTGCGTGGGCATGGACAAGGAGGAGATCGTCCAGATCGCCCGGAAGATCGGCACCTTTGAGACCTCCATTCTCCCCTACGAGGACTGCTGCACCGTCTTCACCCCCCGCCACCCCCGTCTGCGTCCCATGCCCGGCGAGGTGGCCGAGGCCGAAAAAAATCTGGACATTGACGCCATGGTCCAGGCGGCCGTGGACGGCATCGAGCGGGTTCAGGTGAACCTGTAA
- a CDS encoding YifB family Mg chelatase-like AAA ATPase: MVYNVRSLGLHGIAGYSVSVECDLSSGLPAFTIVGLPDAAVNEARERVRAAIKNCGFSFPVSRITVNLAPAHVKKVGTLYDLPILVGLLAAAGQLKIKAQDCAFVGELSLSGKLRPAAGILPMALHAKAEGIRALFVPSANAAEATLAGGLAVYPVDHVMDLVRHFTGEAPISPAPPWSGETAPEPGPDFSEVKGQDAVKRALEIAAAGGHNILMVGPPGSGKSMLAKRLPSILPDLTQEEALEVTQIHSVLGLTDSRHPLITRRPFRSPHHSVSAAAMAGGGSNPKPGEISLAHHGVLFLDELPEFQKDVLEVLRQPLEDGQVQISRASGSVVYPSQFMLVCAMNPCKCGWYGHPSGRCRCSEAEVQRYLSRLSGPLLDRIDLFVEVAAMEFDELARRAPAESSAAVKTRVDKARAIQNRRSTSNAHLAQPQLEECCALDDSCQKIMRGAFERMGLTARSYDRIRRVARTIADLDGSEEIQPQHLAEALQYRPPAYLRR, from the coding sequence ATGGTTTACAACGTGCGTTCTCTCGGCCTGCATGGTATCGCCGGTTATTCCGTGTCGGTGGAATGCGATCTGTCCAGCGGCCTGCCCGCCTTCACCATTGTGGGTCTGCCAGACGCGGCGGTGAACGAGGCCCGGGAGCGAGTACGCGCCGCCATCAAAAACTGCGGTTTCTCCTTCCCGGTCAGCCGTATCACCGTCAATCTGGCGCCCGCTCATGTGAAAAAGGTGGGCACCCTCTATGACCTGCCCATTCTGGTGGGTCTTCTGGCGGCAGCCGGACAGCTGAAAATCAAGGCCCAGGACTGCGCCTTTGTGGGGGAGCTGTCCCTGTCCGGCAAGCTGCGTCCGGCTGCGGGGATACTCCCCATGGCTCTGCACGCCAAAGCAGAGGGCATCCGCGCCCTCTTTGTCCCCAGCGCCAACGCCGCCGAGGCCACCCTGGCCGGCGGCCTGGCAGTCTACCCGGTGGACCACGTGATGGACCTGGTACGCCATTTTACCGGCGAGGCCCCCATCTCCCCCGCGCCCCCTTGGTCGGGTGAGACTGCCCCAGAGCCCGGTCCCGACTTCTCCGAAGTAAAGGGCCAGGATGCGGTGAAACGTGCTCTGGAGATTGCCGCCGCTGGTGGTCACAATATTTTAATGGTGGGGCCGCCGGGCTCGGGCAAGTCCATGCTGGCTAAACGCCTGCCCTCCATTCTTCCCGACCTCACCCAGGAGGAAGCTCTGGAAGTCACCCAGATCCACTCGGTGTTGGGCCTCACCGACTCCAGACACCCTCTCATCACCCGCCGTCCGTTCCGTTCCCCCCACCATAGCGTCTCCGCCGCCGCTATGGCCGGAGGAGGCTCCAATCCCAAACCGGGGGAAATTTCTCTGGCCCACCACGGGGTGCTGTTTCTGGATGAGCTGCCGGAATTTCAAAAGGATGTGCTGGAGGTGCTGCGCCAGCCTCTGGAGGACGGGCAGGTTCAGATTTCCCGGGCCTCCGGCTCGGTGGTCTACCCCAGCCAGTTCATGCTGGTATGTGCCATGAACCCCTGTAAGTGCGGATGGTACGGTCATCCCTCCGGCCGCTGCCGCTGCTCCGAGGCGGAGGTCCAGCGCTACCTCTCCCGGCTCTCCGGTCCTCTGCTGGACCGCATCGACCTGTTTGTCGAGGTGGCCGCCATGGAGTTTGACGAGCTTGCCCGCCGCGCTCCTGCTGAATCCTCCGCTGCGGTCAAGACGCGGGTGGACAAGGCCCGGGCCATCCAGAACCGCCGCAGCACCAGCAACGCCCACCTGGCCCAGCCCCAGTTGGAGGAGTGCTGTGCTCTGGACGACTCCTGCCAGAAGATCATGCGGGGCGCCTTTGAGCGCATGGGCCTCACCGCCCGCAGCTATGACCGCATCCGCCGGGTGGCCCGTACCATTGCCGACCTGGATGGAAGCGAAGAAATCCAGCCCCAGCACCTGGCCGAGGCCCTGCAATACCGTCCCCCGGCCTATTTGAGGCGCTGA
- the nifJ gene encoding pyruvate:ferredoxin (flavodoxin) oxidoreductase, translating into MARKFKTMDGNNAAAYVSYAFTEVAGIYPITPSSPMADYVDQWAAQGQKNIFGTTVKVIEMQSEAGAAGTVHGSLAAGALTTTYTASQGLLLMIPNMYKIAGELLPAVFHVSARTVAAQSLNIFGDHSDVMACRQTGFAMLAEGNVQEVMDLAPVAHLSAIKGRVPFINFFDGFRTSHEIQKVAIWDYKDLAEMVDMDAVEAFRKRALNPERPTMRGSHENGDIFFQHREACNPYYDALPEIVEEYMGKVNEKLGTNYQLFNYYGAEDADRVIIAMGSICDVAEEVIDYLNANGQKVGLIKVRLYRPFRADKLIAAIPATAKKIAVLDRTKEPGALGDPLYLDVITALSTAGITDKTVVAGRYGLGSKDTPPKSVFAVYENLAQDAPKNHFTIGIVDDVTNSSLEEHDAPNTAAEGTIECKFWGLGGDGTVGANKNSIKIIGDHTDKYVQAYFQYDSKKTGGVTISHLRFGDKAIRSPYYINKADFVACHNPSYVTKDFPMVRDVKPGGVFMINCQWNMEELEHHLSASAKRYIAANNIQLYTINAIDLAAKIGMGKRTNTILQSAFFTLAKVMPQEEAIQYMKDAATKSYLKKGQDIVDMNHKAIDAGATAFVKIDVPASWATAEDVKKDSALTGPAKLVKMVQDILDPVDRMDGDSLPVSAFVDHVDGTFELGAAAYEKRGVAVMVPTWDATKCIQCNQCSFVCPHATIRPFMLTEEEAAAAPEAAKIVDVKAGKGKGVYKFAMAISPLDCMGCTVCAGVCPTKALTMVPQEQEAAQQEVFNYMVEKVSAKADVTDLTVKGSQFKKPLLEFSGSCAGCAETSYARLITQLFGDRMYISNATGCSSIWGGPAATSPYTTTAEGKGPAWANSLFEDNAEHGLGMYLGQKAIRERLITKLEAMAAAEATPAEAKAAIQAFLDTKDDGAANGEATKALVAELEKGAAAGCEDCKYVLAEKEYLNKKSVWIFGGDGWAYDIGFGGVDHVLASGEDVNVFVFDTEVYSNTGGQASKSSNIGQVAQFAAAGKTVAKKSLAEIAMTYGYVYVAQIAMGANMNQTLKAIAEAEAYHGPSLIIGYAPCEMHSIKGGMANCQAEMKKAVECGYWNLFRFNPALKAEGKNPFTLDSKAPAGGYQEFLMNEARYSSLTRSFPDRAKELFALNEETAKARYEKLIRMQKMYEV; encoded by the coding sequence ATGGCAAGAAAGTTCAAAACCATGGACGGCAATAATGCGGCCGCATATGTCAGCTATGCCTTCACCGAAGTAGCCGGCATTTACCCCATTACTCCGTCCAGCCCCATGGCCGACTATGTGGACCAGTGGGCTGCTCAGGGCCAGAAGAACATCTTCGGCACCACCGTTAAGGTTATTGAGATGCAGTCTGAGGCCGGTGCTGCCGGTACCGTCCACGGCTCTCTGGCCGCCGGCGCCCTGACCACCACCTACACCGCCTCTCAGGGCCTGCTGCTGATGATCCCCAACATGTATAAGATCGCCGGCGAGCTGCTGCCCGCGGTGTTCCACGTGTCCGCCCGTACCGTTGCTGCTCAGTCTCTGAACATCTTCGGTGACCACTCCGATGTTATGGCCTGCCGCCAGACTGGCTTTGCTATGCTGGCTGAGGGCAACGTGCAGGAGGTCATGGACCTGGCTCCTGTGGCTCACCTGTCCGCCATCAAGGGCCGCGTCCCCTTCATCAACTTCTTCGACGGCTTCCGTACCTCCCACGAGATCCAGAAGGTCGCTATTTGGGACTACAAGGATCTGGCTGAGATGGTCGACATGGACGCTGTTGAGGCCTTCCGCAAGCGCGCTCTGAACCCCGAGCGTCCCACCATGCGCGGCTCTCACGAGAACGGCGACATCTTCTTCCAGCACCGCGAGGCCTGCAACCCCTACTACGACGCTCTGCCTGAGATCGTTGAGGAGTACATGGGCAAGGTCAACGAGAAGCTGGGCACCAACTATCAGCTGTTCAACTACTACGGCGCTGAGGATGCTGACCGCGTCATCATCGCCATGGGCTCCATCTGCGACGTGGCTGAGGAAGTCATCGACTACCTGAATGCCAACGGCCAGAAGGTCGGCCTGATCAAGGTCCGCCTGTACCGCCCCTTCCGTGCGGACAAGCTGATCGCTGCCATCCCCGCTACCGCCAAGAAGATTGCCGTCCTGGACCGCACCAAGGAGCCCGGCGCTCTGGGCGATCCTCTGTATCTGGACGTCATCACTGCCCTGTCCACTGCCGGTATCACCGACAAGACCGTCGTGGCTGGCCGTTACGGCCTGGGTTCCAAGGACACCCCGCCCAAGAGCGTGTTTGCTGTCTATGAGAACCTGGCTCAGGACGCTCCCAAGAACCACTTCACCATCGGCATTGTGGACGACGTCACCAACAGCTCTCTGGAGGAGCACGACGCCCCCAACACCGCTGCTGAGGGCACCATCGAGTGCAAGTTCTGGGGCCTGGGCGGCGACGGCACCGTGGGCGCCAACAAGAACTCCATCAAGATCATCGGCGACCACACCGACAAGTACGTGCAGGCTTACTTCCAGTACGACTCCAAGAAGACCGGCGGCGTGACCATCAGCCACCTGCGTTTCGGCGACAAGGCCATCCGCAGCCCCTACTACATCAACAAGGCCGACTTCGTGGCCTGCCACAACCCCTCCTACGTCACCAAGGACTTCCCCATGGTCCGCGACGTAAAGCCCGGCGGTGTGTTCATGATCAACTGCCAGTGGAACATGGAGGAGCTGGAGCATCACCTGTCCGCCAGCGCCAAGCGCTACATCGCGGCCAACAACATCCAGCTGTACACCATCAACGCCATTGACCTGGCTGCCAAGATCGGTATGGGCAAGCGCACCAACACCATCCTGCAGTCCGCTTTCTTCACCCTGGCTAAGGTTATGCCTCAGGAGGAGGCCATCCAGTACATGAAGGATGCCGCCACCAAGTCCTACCTGAAGAAGGGCCAGGACATCGTGGACATGAACCACAAGGCCATCGACGCCGGCGCTACCGCCTTCGTGAAGATCGACGTTCCCGCTTCCTGGGCTACCGCCGAGGATGTGAAGAAGGATTCTGCCCTGACCGGTCCCGCCAAGCTGGTGAAGATGGTTCAGGACATCCTGGATCCCGTGGACCGCATGGACGGCGACAGCCTGCCTGTGTCCGCCTTCGTGGATCACGTGGACGGCACCTTCGAGCTGGGCGCTGCCGCTTACGAGAAGCGCGGCGTGGCCGTTATGGTTCCCACTTGGGATGCTACCAAGTGTATCCAGTGTAACCAGTGCTCCTTCGTCTGCCCCCACGCTACCATCCGTCCCTTCATGCTGACCGAGGAGGAGGCTGCTGCCGCTCCCGAGGCTGCCAAGATCGTGGACGTGAAGGCCGGCAAGGGCAAGGGCGTGTACAAGTTTGCTATGGCCATCAGCCCCCTGGACTGCATGGGCTGCACCGTGTGTGCCGGCGTGTGTCCCACCAAGGCTCTGACCATGGTGCCTCAGGAGCAGGAGGCTGCTCAGCAGGAGGTCTTCAACTACATGGTGGAGAAGGTTTCCGCCAAGGCCGATGTGACCGACCTGACCGTGAAGGGCAGCCAGTTCAAGAAGCCTCTGCTCGAGTTCTCCGGCTCCTGCGCCGGCTGCGCCGAGACCTCTTATGCTCGCCTGATCACCCAGCTGTTCGGCGATCGGATGTATATCTCCAACGCCACCGGCTGTTCCTCCATCTGGGGCGGCCCCGCTGCTACTTCTCCCTACACCACCACTGCCGAGGGCAAGGGTCCCGCTTGGGCCAACTCCCTGTTCGAGGATAACGCCGAGCACGGCCTGGGCATGTATCTGGGCCAGAAGGCTATCCGTGAGCGCCTGATCACCAAGCTGGAGGCCATGGCTGCTGCCGAGGCTACTCCCGCTGAGGCCAAGGCTGCCATCCAGGCCTTCCTGGACACCAAGGACGACGGCGCTGCCAACGGCGAGGCCACCAAGGCTCTGGTTGCTGAGCTGGAGAAGGGCGCTGCTGCCGGCTGCGAGGACTGCAAGTACGTCCTGGCTGAGAAGGAGTACCTGAACAAGAAGTCCGTGTGGATCTTCGGCGGCGACGGCTGGGCCTATGACATCGGCTTCGGCGGCGTGGACCACGTGCTGGCTTCCGGTGAGGACGTCAACGTGTTCGTCTTCGACACCGAGGTGTACTCCAACACCGGTGGACAGGCTTCCAAGTCTTCCAACATCGGCCAGGTGGCTCAGTTCGCTGCTGCCGGTAAGACCGTTGCCAAGAAGAGCCTGGCTGAGATCGCCATGACTTACGGCTACGTCTATGTGGCTCAGATCGCCATGGGCGCCAACATGAACCAGACTCTGAAGGCCATTGCTGAGGCTGAGGCCTATCACGGTCCTTCCCTGATCATCGGCTACGCTCCCTGTGAGATGCACTCCATCAAGGGCGGCATGGCTAACTGCCAGGCCGAGATGAAGAAGGCTGTTGAGTGCGGCTACTGGAACCTGTTCCGGTTCAACCCCGCTCTGAAGGCCGAGGGCAAGAACCCCTTCACCCTGGACTCCAAGGCTCCCGCTGGCGGCTATCAGGAGTTCCTGATGAACGAGGCTCGTTACTCCAGCCTGACCCGGTCCTTCCCCGACCGTGCCAAGGAGCTCTTCGCTCTCAACGAGGAGACCGCCAAGGCCCGTTACGAGAAGCTGATCCGGATGCAGAAGATGTACGAGGTCTAA